CAATATGCTTTTGTCAGTGCTGGTGGTTAAACCTGCCAGCACTTATTAAtagaatatattacattgtttttATTACGATGTTATTATTAAACCTAAAGATCAATCTGCTGACCCGAAgtaataatgaaatataaacatgtcTTGGGTCATACGAATAAAATATAAGTAATGGGCTCGTCCTGTGTTGGTTGCAATCATACCCCCCCTCGCAATAACTATCAAATAACTAACAAAAAAGCTTGTTAATCCTTCATTGTTTTGGGGTCAGAACGTGATGAAGAAGTGGGGAGTTTGACTTGCCCTCCTAGGTCACTGTTGGAAGTGAAGATGCTACTGTGCCTTCTTAGCTAAGGAGTAGGAATTGAGGGACCAGCTGAGGTCAACTACCAGGTGTACCCCAAGGAATCTGGTGCTGCTGACCAACTCTACTGTGGAGCCCTTGAAGTGCAGTGGAGAGTGGATAGCATGGGACTACTTTCGCAGATGAACTATCGTGTCTTTCATTTTGTCCATGTTAAGAGTTAGATTGATGGACTAACACCAATCAATGAGTTGCATGAATCTTCATCCTACATGCTGATGCTGATGAGCCCTATGACCATTGTGTCAtcagcaaacttgatgatgTGTTGTATAGTCGGCATATACAGTAATGGATCAAGAGGGTGAACAAGAGTGGGCTGAGCACACAATCCTAGCAGGCACCACACAAATAGtgaggcaggtgtgagtgttAAAGTGTGGTAGTCATTTCTCTCTTGACTGCCCTCTGTTTTGCATTTCTAATTTTGGATCTgatgaaatgtacattttttggtATAGATTTTCATCCATGTAATGTTTTGCTGTAGTATTAATAAGGACCATCAAAGATCTCATAGAGTaaatatagtaataataaaaaacagacTGATCCTGTCCACAAGAGATGCTTTCCCACTGAAGGTCATTAACCAAGTTCCTGGTTCCGAGTTTTTGGGCCATCTTGACTGGAAACTAGTCATATTTGTATGCTGCTTTACAACTACACTCCAGGAGCTATGACCTTTATGGTTAGTAAGCATAGGAGATATAAAAAGCTCATAGGTTAAACTTTGCACGTAATTTCGTATGAAACTACACCACcccaaaacaatggaggatgGACAAGTAATTTTGCTTGTTATTTGTTAGTAATGGGAGGGATTGATCACAATCAAAACAGGACACAACCTtttatccatgcatccattatcGTAACTGCTTAATCCCCACTGGGGTCACAGGgggcccagagcctatcccgggagcatGGGGCATCGTATTTATACGatccacaacatgtttataattcattattaaatctgaccAGCAGATCAATCTTTCTTTTTCTACAGAATAAAAACTGATGTAATGTTATTCCGTTAATAAGCGCTGACAAGTTGCACTGCCAGCACCAGAAAATTATATTGGCTATCAATCAAATTTTCCATGTTGCACTTCTTCTATCTCTTTTTCCTGCAATTCTGCATAGTTTCCAAGGTAGAACCAGTGTTTGCTGTCAACAAATTTCTTGCTTTAAGCCCCACCCCAGTAGTTCATGCTTGAATAAAAATGACCTACTCTGGAGTTTCGGACTAAAAATATGTTCTGGAAGTACAACTGGACCAAGTTCCTGCAGTGGGAACACAACAGATATTAATGTTTCCGGAAAAAATGTCCTGCGGTGGGAaagtacataagaacataagaaatttacaaaggagaggaggtcattcggcccatcaagctcatttgggaaaacttaactaatagctcagagttgaatcttatctagctctgatttaaaggaacccagggttttaccttgcgctacactagcagaaaGATTCTCCTCCTCTGGGcaaccggggagcaggaaactgcatttatattgacattcattagagttcatatattaataaagtcccagttggtttcatgtactTATCTCCAAGAGTCCAGGTGCAGGTTCACACGGTAAAAGAAAGACTATTCCATAGTCTAACTACACGCTTTCTCACTAACTAAGTGCTTTGTCAAATTAATTATAAAATGTTATCCtgttaatttccacttatggccacaagttctactgaatattgaaatagccatttggctgaacagtatccagacctgttagaatcttatatgcctggatcatgtccctccttagtctcctttgctcaaggctaatgagcaacagatttagctcagccaacctctcctcataagacattcctctaagatcaggaatcattcttgtagccctacgttgcaacctttccaaggcagcaatgtccattTTACGGTATGGTGactaaacctgcacacaatattggccttttttattgcttccccacactggtgagagtgggacatggaagcatcaacatacacagcgaggtctttctcataatcagctacctttaattcagtggaacccaaaaatatctgtactttgtatttctgctccctgtatggattaccttacatttatctatgttaaatttcatctgccaggtatcagcccagtcgctaattaaatcaagatcccgttgtagttaatttccttagtaaaccaccttcattgcagtttcctagatttagttttgttgGAAACatgtatgaagtcctcttgcacttgcaacaaggtgctttaaaaaaattcccaggcctctttaaccgttttgctatttaactccatccagtttacagtttctagtttccgTCTCATACCATaaaagttagccttcctaacactgtatacttttgttttgtacTTTGCTCTTCGGACAGTAAAATTAACCTTGAATTTAACCATGCTATGATCACTACCATGCAATGGTtgtaaaacctctaatttttcaatcctatcctggttattagagaaaacaagatcaaaaagggcttctcccctggtatgggtattaacaaactgagtaaaaaaacaatcccgtactaattccaccatctcaagttcgTTTACAGAAAAGCTAGAAAcagtgtcccactgtatcccaggtaaattaaaatcgcccataaccaccacatcgtTTTTTTATGAGTTATAATCCTGATATCAttatataacattctgctttcctctgcagttaCATTAAgtgctctataacaaacaccgacaattaggccatttaagtttttagcatctagttttatccatacagcttctgtacttttatttttatcagtgagctcccttgcctgcaagttttcttttacatatactgcaacaccacctcccttcttgcctatCCGGTCTCTACGGAACAACGTATTTCCATATtacatccatattatattcttcacCATCATTGTCACTGATCCATGTTTCAATTATTCCTATACTGTCGCAAGTGGCTGATAATATTAAAGCTTCTAAATCATGAtttttgtttctaatactcctgccgtttaaatacagactgcaaagggtaggccttttaCAGAGCCCACTTTAAATATTAATTGGGGCTTTCCGTCTCTCCCCACCTATattcttaactaacctccctgccccccccagttcATAGTTTAAAAAtccctcaactactctacacatacaccTCCCCAATagactggttcccctctggttcagatgcaaAAGCCTCTTGTTATCTCATTCTTCTCTTTGCTGTCAATTTTGATgtaatttgtctcaaaatttccAGAACTTCTAGACTTTCAGCCTTACAATGTGACTCCAaagtttggaaaaaaaatctgccaaaTAAATTTTGAGCTATCATGCTGCCAAGGTTACCTGTATGAGTTGGCCATTTGTTTGCTATAACTATGTGGCGCTACTTCAATTTAAGTGAAATTGTCTTGAAGTCTGATCAGTTACCTAAACCTTATAGCATCTATGTAAAGGTTGAAAAGATTTGTGAAATACATTTTGAGTTATTGTACTAACAACTGCTATTTCCTTCCTTTATTGCCACAGTGTTCCTGCttcatttttttctgaaaattAAACCAGATATAGATCTTTATccatatatttttctgaaaGCAGTAATAAATAGTTCAAATAGCTTTTGACATCacaaaaaagcaaacaaattTTTAAGTTATCTAGCAAAGCACCAGTGCTAAAAGCATATGTATTCACAAATGTCCAAGGAATACAATTATTACCTTCCTACTGACAGTAATAACTAGATTATGTTGTCTGTGCTCTTCTTCATTGATTAAAGCATCACCAGTGCATTATTCCAGAAATATCCAGAGAACGTGAGAAAACGGACTGTTATTTCGGTTTCGTTTCagggcttttattttgaaaagttgACAGCGGAAACGGAACAATATTGTATGGGCGGAAGCTTACCCTTACAGAGTTAATTAACGATGGTGTTCGTGGATATTTAAGTGAGTTTATTTTTGAGCTTGCTGAAAACGATGGACTTCAGACAGCTAGAGTTAAACCCAAGAATTATAAGTGCGGCCAAGAAGGGTATTTTTCATGCATTTGGCTCATACTACCAATATTTCAGATCTGATTTTATTTGTGCATATCACTGCATGTTAATGCTAATTATtgtgttctgtgtttttcttcCTTCAGCGAACTTGAAATCAGCGCGAGACATCTTGGGTCTGTCGGGTCCAGATCTGCAGCGTCTGACGCGACTCTCCATGTCCGACGTGCAGCGTTTGCAAGCCGCTGTCGCTGTCGCCTTCCGAAAGTCGCCGCCAGTTACTGGTACTTCCCAAAGTTTTTACACAGCTCGCTGATTCGACATATATGACTCACAGTCGCGCTTATCCGCTTGTATAATTAGCCATTTAACGGGAAGTATTAAAAGTTCACGTATGTAATGTAGCACTGCAGCTGTATCGAGGAGAGTGTCCGGATCTGGAGCCTCGTCACCGGCTGACATTGGGATGCCCGACTCTAGACTGTCTGATGCGCGGAGGAATCCCGCTAAGCGGTATCACGGAGCTAGCAGGGGAAAGCGGCGCTGGGAAGACGCAGATTGGCCTGCAGCTATGCCTGTCTGTGCAGTACCCTCAGGTGCATGGGGGACTGGGTTCGGGTAAGGTTACTGAAGTGGAGAGTGTCATCTGTCAGCACCATAGCTGTTAAAAACATGATTTTTGACCAGATGAAATGCCCTGCAGTTGTATCAGCATTTAAAGTATTTGACCTGAATTTGTTGTTtgaagtggctcagtgggtagtacAATTGCCATACAGCACAGGGGTTTGGATGCTTTCCCCAATTTCATGTTGGAATTTTAATGGGGTGGTTACATTTATGCAAAATCAATTCAATTTAACCATACTCTGAAAAAAGAGCTTTCCAGTGAGCTGTATTTGAGCCATGGTACTGTAATGGTTAAAGTTCCAGCACATAAGTAAGCACTCTGTGTTATATTGCAAAAggaagttttttttctgttaaataAAAATCTTTTCAGAACTCTGGAAGGTATGTGAAATTCATATGGCATCCAAATCAAAAATGGCAATGCAATAACGTAAGTTAAAATGGAATGACATTTGACCTATAAAACATTGTGAATCCTGAATCTTGTACGTTATTTGAACTGTATCATCATCTTTAAATGTCATCATTATCTCATCTGACATATCTAATTGAATTTAAATACATTTGTGTGCTTGCACCACAGGGGCTGTTTACATCTGCACAGAAGATGCCTTTCCCATCAAGCGGCTCCACCAGCTCATTACCCAGCAACCTCGGCTCAGGCCTGATTTGCCAACAGACCTTCTGCATGGCCTTTGCTTCAGTGACAACATCTATATTGAACACGCTGCAGACCTGGTGAGGCAGCAGCAGCCTCTCTGTGTGTCATTCGGGCCTTGTGAGTCGTTTGCTGAAGATTGTGTTAGACTATCACTAGCATGTTCTATATTGCCTAGAACTTTATTTATAGTATATACCGCAAGGGGCTGGCATAGTTTCAAGATTCAGTTCTGTATTGTTATGCCACAGCTTGGGAAATACTTTTTCTTATTGGTCCTAAGATGTCACGTGGGTGATTATTTTTGTGTAGCCGCACAGGTAGTCCCCACAGTCTAATAACAGTTTTATGTTAATGCGTTTTAATGGTTGCTTGAACATGTTAATATAAAAACCTGTGTGACTTTTTACTTAGAAATAAGCAGTCATTCTGATAGACAAAATTTTCCTTGTTTTTCAAAATACAATACCTGATCCTTATAGGTACCATATTTTTATGAGCACATTGGAACATTATTAAATGCTAATTGCAATTTCCTTCTGAAAAATTAACAGTGACATTTATTCTATTATAATTCATTAGCTGTGGTATAAGTAGGACAAATCACTTTTAGGCGTGCGGTTATACAAATATAATTAACTCCATCTTAGTTGGCACATTACACCAAgttgttgtttattttttcacACACCTCGTTGTGGTTCATCCCTTACATACTCTCCAGGACAGTGCAATGAGATTGGGATAGCAATTCCCTGAGCAATGAAAACAGAACACAAGACATGTAATATGTAAGCAACATGTAAAAATGATGAAAAAGTCAATAAATATGTACCTATACAAATAGGTAAGATATGATGGTGCAGTACATGGGCGGTGTGAGTCCTTAGTGAGAGTTTTTAGTGCCTGGTTCAGCCTGGTTACTGCGTTGGGATAAAAACTGTTCCCATGTCTGGCAGTATGCAGTCTGACTGCCCTGTACCTTCTACcacaggggtggggaaccttaTCCATGAAGGGGCGGTGTGGGTATGGGTAGGGCTGTTGCAATCACATGGCGATGTAATCACGATTATAGGGAGCATGTGCAATACCCAACATAACTTTAGATGACAGGTGAAACATCTGCATGGATGCCGACTTTTCGGTATTATACGGATGGTTGCTTACGCCgacaatttggtaagcagattagtagtgtgcctataataataataatgagacaCATTTTGTGATGCATAACAGTCAGGAGTCTGCATAAATTCGGCATATCGTTATATTCATTAAATTCAGCTAGCAGAGCATACCACATACTACTGGTTTGGTAAATCATAGAAgcaataagcactgaagtggcagtgaagaaagggacagctgAGCAACCACAGCATCTTTTGAAAGAAGAGATATTGTGGACGAAAAAGTTAAAAAGATGGTGATGGTGTGgtggtactttttgcagtttaatctctgacacatttattaaacccctcctggagccgagaccttatcgtggtggaggggtttgtgtgTTCCAATGATCCTAGGAGCTATGTTGCCTTGGGCTTTATTCCCTTGTAGAGTcaaccaaggcaaacaggtcctgggtgaggaaacaGACGAAGTgcgaccccttatgatgagtaaaaacatGGATCTCCATTTTCCCTCGCACGGACACGGGTCACcgggagccaggcctggggtggggctcgatggcgagcgcctggtggcccggcctgcacccatggggcctggtcgggcacagcctgacgaaggcacgtgggtccccccttcAATGGGCttaccacctgtaggaggggccaaaggggttgGGTGCGATGTGAGTtaggcggcggccaaaggcagaGACCTTagtggtccgatcctcggctgcagaagctagctctagggatatggaatgtgacctctctggtggggaaggagcctgagctggtgcgcgaggctgTGAGGTTCCAACTTGAtgtagtcggactcacctcgacacacggcttgggctctggaaccagtctcctcgaagggggttggaccctcttccactctggagttgctcacaGGAAGATGCActgagcaggggtgggcatacttattgccccttggctgggcgcctgtacattggggtttaccgcggtGGATgaaagggtagcctccctttgccttcgggtggggggacaggtcctgactgttgtttgcgtttatgcaccaaacagcagttcagaatactcatcctttttggagtccttggaaggggtgttggagagcactcctcccggggactctcttgttctgctggggcacttcagtgcttatgtgggtaatgacagtgagacctggaggggcatgATTGGGAGGAaaggcccccccgatctgaaccagagtggtgttttgttattggactcctgtgctcatcacggattgtccataatgaacaccatgttcaagcataatgtgcgcttggcaccaggacaccctaggccacaGTTCGATGATCGTGCCTCACTtggctgtcaactgatcaccacggcggtgggttggctccgctggtgggggaggaagccggtcagacctggcagacccaagcatatagtgcagaccggggtggtggtccccctcttcaataagggggaccggagggtgtgttccaactatagggggatcacactactcagcctccctggtaaggtctttTCAGGGGTTCTGGAGAGGAGAGTCCACCGGATTgtcaaacctcggattcaggaggagcagtgtggttttcgccctggccgtggaacagtggaccagctctatactctcggcagggtcctggagggtgcgtgggagtttgcccaaccagtctgcaTGTGTTTTGtcgacttggagaaggcattcgaccacaTCCCTCggagagtcctgtggggagtgctccgggagtatggtgTGCCAGGCTGGataagggctgttcggtccctgtacaaccggtgccagagcttggtccgcattgtcgGAAGTAAGTCGGACTCATTCCTGGTaagggttggactccgccagggctgccctttgctaaGGGCCTTgtcattctgttcataacttttatggatagaatttccaggcacagccagggcgttgagtgtgtccggtttggtgacctcaggattaggtcactttttgcagatgatatgGTTGTTGGCCTCaacggaccgtgaccttcgactctcactggagcagtttgcagccgagtgtgaagcggctgggatgaaaatcagcacctccaaatccgagaccatggtccttagccgaaaaagggtggagtgctctctctgggttggggaggaggtccttccccaagtggaggagtttaagtatctcggggtcttgttcacgagtgagggaaggatggagtgggagatcgacaggcggattgaagccgatctacgttcctaccctcacctatggtgatgagctatgggtagtgaccgaaagaacaagaTGGCGAGTACAGG
This genomic window from Brienomyrus brachyistius isolate T26 unplaced genomic scaffold, BBRACH_0.4 scaffold51, whole genome shotgun sequence contains:
- the LOC125723800 gene encoding DNA repair protein XRCC3-like, with the protein product MDFRQLELNPRIISAAKKANLKSARDILGLSGPDLQRLTRLSMSDVQRLQAAVAVAFRKSPPVTALQLYRGECPDLEPRHRLTLGCPTLDCLMRGGIPLSGITELAGESGAGKTQIGLQLCLSVQYPQVHGGLGSGAVYICTEDAFPIKRLHQLITQQPRLRPDLPTDLLHGLCFSDNIYIEHAADLGVLQTCLSQRVPILLARGLARLVVLDSVAALFRCEFTAEESSKRARHLVALASTLQHLSHSFNAPVLCINQVTDVVEHCDASQFRCGLVESAVLPALGMAWANQLLVRLMMRRLGGVPSLGAGIGAARRLEVVYAPHLPRASCLCHIGEEGVKGVLSPDSAHIVSSHMDLYGKTEV